One stretch of Ictalurus punctatus breed USDA103 chromosome 5, Coco_2.0, whole genome shotgun sequence DNA includes these proteins:
- the pde4d gene encoding cAMP-specific 3',5'-cyclic phosphodiesterase 4D isoform X5, with product MSIVMKPRSRSTSSLKCTEGFDVDNGTSSGRSPLDPMASPGSGLILQANFVHSQRRESFLYRSDSDYDLSPKSMSRNSSIASDIHGDDMIVTPFAQVLASLRTVRNNFSALTNVQQERASTKRSPMCNPPPITKTTYTEEAYQKLATETLEELDWCLDQLETLQTRHSVSEMASNKFKRMLNRELTHLSEMSRSGNQVSEYISSTFLDKQHEVEMPSPQSQKDKEKKKRPMSQISGVKKLTHSSSLTNSNIPRFGVKTDTEEALAKELEDVNKWGLNVFKVTEFSCNRPLTVMMHTIFQERDLLKTFKIPLDTFITYLMTLEDHYHSDVAYHNNIHAADVTQSTHVLLSSPALEAVFTDLEILAAIFASAIHDVDHPGVSNQFLINTNSELALMYNDSSVLENHHLAVGFKLLQEENCDIFQNLTKKQRQSLRKMVIDIVLATDMSKHMNLLADLKTMVETKKVTSSGVLLLDNYSDRIQVLQNMVHCADLSNPTKPLQLYRQWTDRIMEEFFSQGDRERERGMEISPMCDKHNASVEKSQVGFIDYIVHPLWETWADLVHPDAQDILDTLEDNREWYQSTIPQSPSPALDTNTDGRRTTTHDKFQFELTLEEDGESDTEKDSGSPPDEEEEDEEEDENSCSDSKTLCTQDSECTEIPLDEQVAEGEEVGEEQREEEGEISEPCVLVEREEEEEEEEEEEEQDTANT from the exons TTTCGATGTGGACAATGGAACGTCGTCAGGACGCAGCCCGTTGGACCCGATGGCCAGCCCCGGGTCGGGTCTCATCTTGCAGGCCAACTTCGTCCATAGCCAGCGGAGGGAGTCGTTCCTGTATCGCTCCGACAGTGACTATGACCTCTCGCCAAAGTCCATGTCAAGAAACTCCTCCATCGCCAGCGACAT ACATGGAGATGACATGATTGTTACCCCTTTTGCACAG GTCCTGGCTAGCTTAAGAACTGTACGGAATAATTTTTCAGCACTGACAAATGTCCAACAAGAAAGAGCCTCCACCAA GAGATCACCCATGTGTAACCCTCCCCCCATCACAAAGACCACATACACAG AAGAGGCCTACCAGAAGCTGGCCACCGAGACACTGGAGGAGCTTGACTGGTGCCTAGACCAGCTGGAGACCCTGCAGACCCGGCACTCGGTCAGCGAGATGGCCTCTAACAAG TTCAAGAGGATGTTGAACCGAGAGCTGACCCACCTGTCTGAAATGAGCCGCTCTGGAAACCAGGTGTCTGAGTATATCTCCAGTACATTTTTAG ACAAGCAGCATGAAGTGGAAATGCCGTCTCCACAGTCACAGAAGgacaaggagaagaagaagcggCCGATGTCCCAGATCAGTGGCGTGAAGAAGCTCACTCACAGTTCCAGCCTGACCAATTCAAACATCCCTCGCTTCGGAGTCAAGACGGACACTGAGGAAGCACTggccaag gaGCTTGAAGATGTGAACAAATGGGGCCTTAATGTTTTCAAAGTCACAGAGTTCTCTTGCAACAGACCTTTAACAGTTATGATGCACACAATATTCCAG GAAAGAGACTTATTAAAGACGTTTAAGATTCCACTCGACACTTTTATAACGTATCTGATGACGTTAGAAGACCATTACCATAGCGATGTTGCCTACCACAACAACATCCACGCTGCCGATGTGACTCAGTCCACTCATGTGTTGCTCTCCAGCCCTGCTCTCGAG GCTGTTTTCACAGATTTAGAGATTCTTGCTGCCATATTTGCCAGCGCGATACACGATGTCGATCATCCTGGCGTCTCCAACCAGTTCCTCATTAACACTA ACTCTGAGCTGGCTCTTATGTATAATGACTCGTCTGTGTTGGAGAACCATCACCTGGCTGTGGGCTTTAAGCTTCTGCAGGAAGAGAACTGTGACATCTTCCAGAACCTCACCAAGAAACAGAGACAGTCACTGCGCAAGATGGTCATCGACATC GTTCTGGCCACAGACATGTCGAAACACATGAATTTACTGGCGGATCTGAAAACCATGGTGGAGACAAAAAAAGTGACCAGCTCTGGGGTTCTGCTGCTGGATAATTATTCAGACAGGATACAG GTGCTACAGAACATGGTGCACTGCGCAGACCTCAGTAACCCCACCAAACCACTGCAGCTGTACCGCCAGTGGACAGACCGCATCATGGAGGAGTTCTTCAGCCAGGGAGACCGCGAGAGGGAACGTGGCATGGAGATCAGTCCCATGTGTGACAAACACAACGCTTCAGTTGAGAAATCCCAG GTGGGCTTCATCGACTACATCGTGCACCCACTGTGGGAAACGTGGGCAGACCTGGTACACCCCGATGCCCAGGACATCTTGGACACGCTGGAGGACAACAGGGAGTGGTACCAGAGCACCATCCCGCAGAGCCCGTCCCCCGCTctagacacaaacacagacgGACGCCGTACCACCACCCATGACAAGTTCCAGTTTGAGCTCACGCTAGAAGAGGACGGAGAATCGGACACAGAGAAGGACAGCGGCAGCCCTCcagacgaggaggaggaggatgaggaagaggatgagaACAGCTGCAGTGACTCTAAAACCCTTTGCACACAGGACTCGGAGTGTACCGAGATCCCCCTGGATGAACAGGTGGCTGAGGGGGAGGAGGTAGGAGaagagcagagagaggaagagggggagATATCAGAACCCTGTGTTTTAGTGGAacgagaggaggaggaggaggaggaggaggaggaggaagagcagGACACTGCCAATACGTAA
- the pde4d gene encoding cAMP-specific 3',5'-cyclic phosphodiesterase 4D isoform X6, translated as MASPGSGLILQANFVHSQRRESFLYRSDSDYDLSPKSMSRNSSIASDIHGDDMIVTPFAQVLASLRTVRNNFSALTNVQQERASTKRSPMCNPPPITKTTYTEEAYQKLATETLEELDWCLDQLETLQTRHSVSEMASNKFKRMLNRELTHLSEMSRSGNQVSEYISSTFLDKQHEVEMPSPQSQKDKEKKKRPMSQISGVKKLTHSSSLTNSNIPRFGVKTDTEEALAKELEDVNKWGLNVFKVTEFSCNRPLTVMMHTIFQERDLLKTFKIPLDTFITYLMTLEDHYHSDVAYHNNIHAADVTQSTHVLLSSPALEAVFTDLEILAAIFASAIHDVDHPGVSNQFLINTNSELALMYNDSSVLENHHLAVGFKLLQEENCDIFQNLTKKQRQSLRKMVIDIVLATDMSKHMNLLADLKTMVETKKVTSSGVLLLDNYSDRIQVLQNMVHCADLSNPTKPLQLYRQWTDRIMEEFFSQGDRERERGMEISPMCDKHNASVEKSQVGFIDYIVHPLWETWADLVHPDAQDILDTLEDNREWYQSTIPQSPSPALDTNTDGRRTTTHDKFQFELTLEEDGESDTEKDSGSPPDEEEEDEEEDENSCSDSKTLCTQDSECTEIPLDEQVAEGEEVGEEQREEEGEISEPCVLVEREEEEEEEEEEEEQDTANT; from the exons ATGGCCAGCCCCGGGTCGGGTCTCATCTTGCAGGCCAACTTCGTCCATAGCCAGCGGAGGGAGTCGTTCCTGTATCGCTCCGACAGTGACTATGACCTCTCGCCAAAGTCCATGTCAAGAAACTCCTCCATCGCCAGCGACAT ACATGGAGATGACATGATTGTTACCCCTTTTGCACAG GTCCTGGCTAGCTTAAGAACTGTACGGAATAATTTTTCAGCACTGACAAATGTCCAACAAGAAAGAGCCTCCACCAA GAGATCACCCATGTGTAACCCTCCCCCCATCACAAAGACCACATACACAG AAGAGGCCTACCAGAAGCTGGCCACCGAGACACTGGAGGAGCTTGACTGGTGCCTAGACCAGCTGGAGACCCTGCAGACCCGGCACTCGGTCAGCGAGATGGCCTCTAACAAG TTCAAGAGGATGTTGAACCGAGAGCTGACCCACCTGTCTGAAATGAGCCGCTCTGGAAACCAGGTGTCTGAGTATATCTCCAGTACATTTTTAG ACAAGCAGCATGAAGTGGAAATGCCGTCTCCACAGTCACAGAAGgacaaggagaagaagaagcggCCGATGTCCCAGATCAGTGGCGTGAAGAAGCTCACTCACAGTTCCAGCCTGACCAATTCAAACATCCCTCGCTTCGGAGTCAAGACGGACACTGAGGAAGCACTggccaag gaGCTTGAAGATGTGAACAAATGGGGCCTTAATGTTTTCAAAGTCACAGAGTTCTCTTGCAACAGACCTTTAACAGTTATGATGCACACAATATTCCAG GAAAGAGACTTATTAAAGACGTTTAAGATTCCACTCGACACTTTTATAACGTATCTGATGACGTTAGAAGACCATTACCATAGCGATGTTGCCTACCACAACAACATCCACGCTGCCGATGTGACTCAGTCCACTCATGTGTTGCTCTCCAGCCCTGCTCTCGAG GCTGTTTTCACAGATTTAGAGATTCTTGCTGCCATATTTGCCAGCGCGATACACGATGTCGATCATCCTGGCGTCTCCAACCAGTTCCTCATTAACACTA ACTCTGAGCTGGCTCTTATGTATAATGACTCGTCTGTGTTGGAGAACCATCACCTGGCTGTGGGCTTTAAGCTTCTGCAGGAAGAGAACTGTGACATCTTCCAGAACCTCACCAAGAAACAGAGACAGTCACTGCGCAAGATGGTCATCGACATC GTTCTGGCCACAGACATGTCGAAACACATGAATTTACTGGCGGATCTGAAAACCATGGTGGAGACAAAAAAAGTGACCAGCTCTGGGGTTCTGCTGCTGGATAATTATTCAGACAGGATACAG GTGCTACAGAACATGGTGCACTGCGCAGACCTCAGTAACCCCACCAAACCACTGCAGCTGTACCGCCAGTGGACAGACCGCATCATGGAGGAGTTCTTCAGCCAGGGAGACCGCGAGAGGGAACGTGGCATGGAGATCAGTCCCATGTGTGACAAACACAACGCTTCAGTTGAGAAATCCCAG GTGGGCTTCATCGACTACATCGTGCACCCACTGTGGGAAACGTGGGCAGACCTGGTACACCCCGATGCCCAGGACATCTTGGACACGCTGGAGGACAACAGGGAGTGGTACCAGAGCACCATCCCGCAGAGCCCGTCCCCCGCTctagacacaaacacagacgGACGCCGTACCACCACCCATGACAAGTTCCAGTTTGAGCTCACGCTAGAAGAGGACGGAGAATCGGACACAGAGAAGGACAGCGGCAGCCCTCcagacgaggaggaggaggatgaggaagaggatgagaACAGCTGCAGTGACTCTAAAACCCTTTGCACACAGGACTCGGAGTGTACCGAGATCCCCCTGGATGAACAGGTGGCTGAGGGGGAGGAGGTAGGAGaagagcagagagaggaagagggggagATATCAGAACCCTGTGTTTTAGTGGAacgagaggaggaggaggaggaggaggaggaggaggaagagcagGACACTGCCAATACGTAA
- the pde4d gene encoding cAMP-specific 3',5'-cyclic phosphodiesterase 4D isoform X7 — protein sequence MSLPVSSELCSLERVARYRSACINGSPYAINKPIDIKGRRRCFDVDNGTSSGRSPLDPMASPGSGLILQANFVHSQRRESFLYRSDSDYDLSPKSMSRNSSIASDIHGDDMIVTPFAQVLASLRTVRNNFSALTNVQQERASTKRSPMCNPPPITKTTYTEEAYQKLATETLEELDWCLDQLETLQTRHSVSEMASNKFKRMLNRELTHLSEMSRSGNQVSEYISSTFLDKQHEVEMPSPQSQKDKEKKKRPMSQISGVKKLTHSSSLTNSNIPRFGVKTDTEEALAKELEDVNKWGLNVFKVTEFSCNRPLTVMMHTIFQERDLLKTFKIPLDTFITYLMTLEDHYHSDVAYHNNIHAADVTQSTHVLLSSPALEAVFTDLEILAAIFASAIHDVDHPGVSNQFLINTNSELALMYNDSSVLENHHLAVGFKLLQEENCDIFQNLTKKQRQSLRKMVIDIVLATDMSKHMNLLADLKTMVETKKVTSSGVLLLDNYSDRIQVLQNMVHCADLSNPTKPLQLYRQWTDRIMEEFFSQGDRERERGMEISPMCDKHNASVEKSQVGFIDYIVHPLWETWADLVHPDAQDILDTLEDNREWYQSTIPQSPSPALDTNTDGRRTTTHDKFQFELTLEEDGESDTEKDSGSPPDEEEEDEEEDENSCSDSKTLCTQDSECTEIPLDEQVAEGEEVGEEQREEEGEISEPCVLVEREEEEEEEEEEEEQDTANT from the exons TTTCGATGTGGACAATGGAACGTCGTCAGGACGCAGCCCGTTGGACCCGATGGCCAGCCCCGGGTCGGGTCTCATCTTGCAGGCCAACTTCGTCCATAGCCAGCGGAGGGAGTCGTTCCTGTATCGCTCCGACAGTGACTATGACCTCTCGCCAAAGTCCATGTCAAGAAACTCCTCCATCGCCAGCGACAT ACATGGAGATGACATGATTGTTACCCCTTTTGCACAG GTCCTGGCTAGCTTAAGAACTGTACGGAATAATTTTTCAGCACTGACAAATGTCCAACAAGAAAGAGCCTCCACCAA GAGATCACCCATGTGTAACCCTCCCCCCATCACAAAGACCACATACACAG AAGAGGCCTACCAGAAGCTGGCCACCGAGACACTGGAGGAGCTTGACTGGTGCCTAGACCAGCTGGAGACCCTGCAGACCCGGCACTCGGTCAGCGAGATGGCCTCTAACAAG TTCAAGAGGATGTTGAACCGAGAGCTGACCCACCTGTCTGAAATGAGCCGCTCTGGAAACCAGGTGTCTGAGTATATCTCCAGTACATTTTTAG ACAAGCAGCATGAAGTGGAAATGCCGTCTCCACAGTCACAGAAGgacaaggagaagaagaagcggCCGATGTCCCAGATCAGTGGCGTGAAGAAGCTCACTCACAGTTCCAGCCTGACCAATTCAAACATCCCTCGCTTCGGAGTCAAGACGGACACTGAGGAAGCACTggccaag gaGCTTGAAGATGTGAACAAATGGGGCCTTAATGTTTTCAAAGTCACAGAGTTCTCTTGCAACAGACCTTTAACAGTTATGATGCACACAATATTCCAG GAAAGAGACTTATTAAAGACGTTTAAGATTCCACTCGACACTTTTATAACGTATCTGATGACGTTAGAAGACCATTACCATAGCGATGTTGCCTACCACAACAACATCCACGCTGCCGATGTGACTCAGTCCACTCATGTGTTGCTCTCCAGCCCTGCTCTCGAG GCTGTTTTCACAGATTTAGAGATTCTTGCTGCCATATTTGCCAGCGCGATACACGATGTCGATCATCCTGGCGTCTCCAACCAGTTCCTCATTAACACTA ACTCTGAGCTGGCTCTTATGTATAATGACTCGTCTGTGTTGGAGAACCATCACCTGGCTGTGGGCTTTAAGCTTCTGCAGGAAGAGAACTGTGACATCTTCCAGAACCTCACCAAGAAACAGAGACAGTCACTGCGCAAGATGGTCATCGACATC GTTCTGGCCACAGACATGTCGAAACACATGAATTTACTGGCGGATCTGAAAACCATGGTGGAGACAAAAAAAGTGACCAGCTCTGGGGTTCTGCTGCTGGATAATTATTCAGACAGGATACAG GTGCTACAGAACATGGTGCACTGCGCAGACCTCAGTAACCCCACCAAACCACTGCAGCTGTACCGCCAGTGGACAGACCGCATCATGGAGGAGTTCTTCAGCCAGGGAGACCGCGAGAGGGAACGTGGCATGGAGATCAGTCCCATGTGTGACAAACACAACGCTTCAGTTGAGAAATCCCAG GTGGGCTTCATCGACTACATCGTGCACCCACTGTGGGAAACGTGGGCAGACCTGGTACACCCCGATGCCCAGGACATCTTGGACACGCTGGAGGACAACAGGGAGTGGTACCAGAGCACCATCCCGCAGAGCCCGTCCCCCGCTctagacacaaacacagacgGACGCCGTACCACCACCCATGACAAGTTCCAGTTTGAGCTCACGCTAGAAGAGGACGGAGAATCGGACACAGAGAAGGACAGCGGCAGCCCTCcagacgaggaggaggaggatgaggaagaggatgagaACAGCTGCAGTGACTCTAAAACCCTTTGCACACAGGACTCGGAGTGTACCGAGATCCCCCTGGATGAACAGGTGGCTGAGGGGGAGGAGGTAGGAGaagagcagagagaggaagagggggagATATCAGAACCCTGTGTTTTAGTGGAacgagaggaggaggaggaggaggaggaggaggaggaagagcagGACACTGCCAATACGTAA
- the pde4d gene encoding cAMP-specific 3',5'-cyclic phosphodiesterase 4D isoform X4 translates to MKRGNPYRVRERRMIHLSDFPFRRHSWICFDVDNGTSSGRSPLDPMASPGSGLILQANFVHSQRRESFLYRSDSDYDLSPKSMSRNSSIASDIHGDDMIVTPFAQVLASLRTVRNNFSALTNVQQERASTKRSPMCNPPPITKTTYTEEAYQKLATETLEELDWCLDQLETLQTRHSVSEMASNKFKRMLNRELTHLSEMSRSGNQVSEYISSTFLDKQHEVEMPSPQSQKDKEKKKRPMSQISGVKKLTHSSSLTNSNIPRFGVKTDTEEALAKELEDVNKWGLNVFKVTEFSCNRPLTVMMHTIFQERDLLKTFKIPLDTFITYLMTLEDHYHSDVAYHNNIHAADVTQSTHVLLSSPALEAVFTDLEILAAIFASAIHDVDHPGVSNQFLINTNSELALMYNDSSVLENHHLAVGFKLLQEENCDIFQNLTKKQRQSLRKMVIDIVLATDMSKHMNLLADLKTMVETKKVTSSGVLLLDNYSDRIQVLQNMVHCADLSNPTKPLQLYRQWTDRIMEEFFSQGDRERERGMEISPMCDKHNASVEKSQVGFIDYIVHPLWETWADLVHPDAQDILDTLEDNREWYQSTIPQSPSPALDTNTDGRRTTTHDKFQFELTLEEDGESDTEKDSGSPPDEEEEDEEEDENSCSDSKTLCTQDSECTEIPLDEQVAEGEEVGEEQREEEGEISEPCVLVEREEEEEEEEEEEEQDTANT, encoded by the exons TTTCGATGTGGACAATGGAACGTCGTCAGGACGCAGCCCGTTGGACCCGATGGCCAGCCCCGGGTCGGGTCTCATCTTGCAGGCCAACTTCGTCCATAGCCAGCGGAGGGAGTCGTTCCTGTATCGCTCCGACAGTGACTATGACCTCTCGCCAAAGTCCATGTCAAGAAACTCCTCCATCGCCAGCGACAT ACATGGAGATGACATGATTGTTACCCCTTTTGCACAG GTCCTGGCTAGCTTAAGAACTGTACGGAATAATTTTTCAGCACTGACAAATGTCCAACAAGAAAGAGCCTCCACCAA GAGATCACCCATGTGTAACCCTCCCCCCATCACAAAGACCACATACACAG AAGAGGCCTACCAGAAGCTGGCCACCGAGACACTGGAGGAGCTTGACTGGTGCCTAGACCAGCTGGAGACCCTGCAGACCCGGCACTCGGTCAGCGAGATGGCCTCTAACAAG TTCAAGAGGATGTTGAACCGAGAGCTGACCCACCTGTCTGAAATGAGCCGCTCTGGAAACCAGGTGTCTGAGTATATCTCCAGTACATTTTTAG ACAAGCAGCATGAAGTGGAAATGCCGTCTCCACAGTCACAGAAGgacaaggagaagaagaagcggCCGATGTCCCAGATCAGTGGCGTGAAGAAGCTCACTCACAGTTCCAGCCTGACCAATTCAAACATCCCTCGCTTCGGAGTCAAGACGGACACTGAGGAAGCACTggccaag gaGCTTGAAGATGTGAACAAATGGGGCCTTAATGTTTTCAAAGTCACAGAGTTCTCTTGCAACAGACCTTTAACAGTTATGATGCACACAATATTCCAG GAAAGAGACTTATTAAAGACGTTTAAGATTCCACTCGACACTTTTATAACGTATCTGATGACGTTAGAAGACCATTACCATAGCGATGTTGCCTACCACAACAACATCCACGCTGCCGATGTGACTCAGTCCACTCATGTGTTGCTCTCCAGCCCTGCTCTCGAG GCTGTTTTCACAGATTTAGAGATTCTTGCTGCCATATTTGCCAGCGCGATACACGATGTCGATCATCCTGGCGTCTCCAACCAGTTCCTCATTAACACTA ACTCTGAGCTGGCTCTTATGTATAATGACTCGTCTGTGTTGGAGAACCATCACCTGGCTGTGGGCTTTAAGCTTCTGCAGGAAGAGAACTGTGACATCTTCCAGAACCTCACCAAGAAACAGAGACAGTCACTGCGCAAGATGGTCATCGACATC GTTCTGGCCACAGACATGTCGAAACACATGAATTTACTGGCGGATCTGAAAACCATGGTGGAGACAAAAAAAGTGACCAGCTCTGGGGTTCTGCTGCTGGATAATTATTCAGACAGGATACAG GTGCTACAGAACATGGTGCACTGCGCAGACCTCAGTAACCCCACCAAACCACTGCAGCTGTACCGCCAGTGGACAGACCGCATCATGGAGGAGTTCTTCAGCCAGGGAGACCGCGAGAGGGAACGTGGCATGGAGATCAGTCCCATGTGTGACAAACACAACGCTTCAGTTGAGAAATCCCAG GTGGGCTTCATCGACTACATCGTGCACCCACTGTGGGAAACGTGGGCAGACCTGGTACACCCCGATGCCCAGGACATCTTGGACACGCTGGAGGACAACAGGGAGTGGTACCAGAGCACCATCCCGCAGAGCCCGTCCCCCGCTctagacacaaacacagacgGACGCCGTACCACCACCCATGACAAGTTCCAGTTTGAGCTCACGCTAGAAGAGGACGGAGAATCGGACACAGAGAAGGACAGCGGCAGCCCTCcagacgaggaggaggaggatgaggaagaggatgagaACAGCTGCAGTGACTCTAAAACCCTTTGCACACAGGACTCGGAGTGTACCGAGATCCCCCTGGATGAACAGGTGGCTGAGGGGGAGGAGGTAGGAGaagagcagagagaggaagagggggagATATCAGAACCCTGTGTTTTAGTGGAacgagaggaggaggaggaggaggaggaggaggaggaagagcagGACACTGCCAATACGTAA
- the rab3c gene encoding ras-related protein Rab-3C isoform X2 yields the protein MAATQDGKQKDNSDQNFDYMFKLLIIGNSSVGKTSFLFRYADDSFTSAFVSTVGIDFRVKTVYRNDKSIKLQIWDTAGQERYRTITTAYYRGAMGFILMYDITNEESFAAVQDWSTQIKTYSWDNAQVILVGNKCDMEEERIVSVDSGRLLAEQLGFEFFETSAKDNINVKQTFECLVDVICDKMADSLETNPAETTGTPTTKLSDNAVPTQQSECSC from the exons ATGGCTGCCACTCAAGATGGCAAACAGAAAGATAACTCAGATCAAAACTTTGACTACATGTTCAAACTGTTAATCATCGGGAACAGCAGTGTTGGTAAAACGTCATTCCTTTTCCGCTACGCTGATGACTCATTTACATCAGCTTTTGTCAGCACAGTGGGGATCGACTTCAGGGTCAAAACCGTGTACAGGAATGACAAGAGCATCAAGTTGCAGATCTGG GACACAGCAGGCCAGGAGCGCTACAGGACCATCACTACAGCTTACTACCGTGGAGCCATGGGATTCATCCTCATGTATGATATCACTAACGAGGAATCTTTTGCTGCTGTGCAAGACTG GTCAACTCAGATTAAGACTTACTCCTGGGACAATGCCCAGGTGATCCTAGTTGGAAACAAATGTGacatggaggaggagaggaTAGTGTCCGTGGACAGTGGAAGACTCCTGGCAGAACAGCTGG GTTTTGAGTTCTTTGAGACAAGTGCAAAGGACAATATTAACGTCAAGCAGACTTTTGAGTGCCTGGTGGACGTTATCTGTGACAAAATGGCTGACAGCCTTGAGACCAACCCTGCTGAAACCACCGGAACACCCACAACCAAACTGAGTGACAACGCCGTACCGACCCAGCAGTCCGAGTGCAGCTGCTAG